A portion of the Microbacterium hominis genome contains these proteins:
- a CDS encoding DUF2520 domain-containing protein gives MPLSPPLPAPLREPGGVLVVGTGRMGAALAARLTDAGVRVRSTSQRGATGLDAAIVLLAVPDAAIPRAAAAVAPGRFVGHLSGATTLAPLAPHAAFSIHPLMTVTGADTSFAGVPAAIAGSDDDALAVAQALADALGLRGVEVADADRAAYHAAATIASNFLLALEDTAEQLAATAGVDRDALLPLVRATVGNWAAHGAGAALTGPIARGDVDTVRRQRDAIAARLPGRLALFDAMVDATRDLATRSVRDATSLGAAAPAVDVVREGAGS, from the coding sequence ATGCCCCTCAGCCCACCGCTTCCCGCCCCGCTCCGCGAGCCGGGCGGAGTGCTCGTCGTCGGCACCGGCCGCATGGGGGCGGCACTGGCCGCGCGGCTGACCGACGCCGGCGTGCGCGTGCGCTCCACCTCGCAGCGCGGGGCGACCGGCCTCGATGCCGCCATCGTGCTGCTCGCCGTACCCGATGCCGCCATCCCGCGCGCGGCCGCAGCGGTCGCCCCGGGGAGGTTCGTCGGCCACCTGTCGGGAGCCACGACGCTCGCCCCGCTCGCACCGCACGCCGCGTTCAGCATCCATCCGCTCATGACCGTCACCGGCGCCGACACCTCGTTCGCCGGGGTGCCCGCCGCGATCGCGGGGTCGGACGACGACGCGCTGGCTGTCGCGCAGGCCCTCGCCGACGCGCTCGGACTGCGCGGCGTCGAGGTCGCCGATGCCGACAGGGCCGCCTATCACGCGGCCGCGACGATCGCGTCGAACTTCCTCCTCGCGCTCGAAGACACCGCGGAGCAGCTCGCCGCCACCGCCGGGGTCGACCGCGACGCCCTGCTCCCGCTCGTGCGCGCCACGGTCGGGAACTGGGCGGCCCACGGCGCCGGCGCCGCCCTGACCGGGCCCATCGCGCGCGGCGACGTCGACACCGTGCGTCGCCAGCGCGACGCGATCGCCGCCCGCCTGCCGGGCCGCCTCGCCCTCTTCGACGCGATGGTGGATGCCACGCGCGACCTCGCCACCCGATCGGTGCGCGACGCGACGAGCCTCGGCGCGGCGGCTCCCGCCGTCGACGTCGTCCGCGAGGGAGCCGGATCGTGA
- a CDS encoding ABC transporter permease translates to MRAVFLKEFQELRRDRRTLGMLVVMPLLLLVIFGYAANFTVDEFRVAIVGTNAEQVDDLVEDSDDLADHLVVETTDADADEADAVELLREDRVDVAIVADDEITVLIDGSNLFAAQSAQVLFTQVQQQLSQNPQAPPVDIEILFNPDLKTSWVMIPAIIGLILTFIGTIITSIGLVREREAGTLEQLAVMPLKATGVILGKILPYFLLASFDMVLIAVLGIWLFGVPFVGSVWIFILGAALFLFAVLGIGVLISSVSQTSGQAIQLAMMTLLPQILLSGMIFPLDAMAAGVRWIGYLLPLTYFTMISQGVMLRGAPIESLWLPLTVLAVMAVVIFGLAVVRLHRSISPAKPRRHARRHAAHGARR, encoded by the coding sequence ATGCGCGCTGTGTTCCTCAAGGAGTTCCAGGAGCTGCGGCGGGATCGCCGCACGCTCGGGATGCTCGTGGTCATGCCCCTGCTGCTGCTGGTGATCTTCGGCTATGCGGCCAACTTCACGGTGGACGAGTTCCGCGTCGCGATCGTCGGCACGAACGCCGAGCAGGTCGACGACCTCGTCGAAGACAGCGACGACCTCGCCGATCACCTCGTGGTCGAGACCACCGACGCCGACGCCGACGAGGCCGACGCGGTGGAGCTGCTGCGCGAGGACCGCGTCGACGTCGCGATCGTCGCCGACGACGAGATCACCGTGCTCATCGACGGCTCGAACCTCTTCGCCGCCCAGTCGGCGCAGGTGCTGTTCACCCAGGTGCAGCAGCAGCTCTCGCAGAACCCGCAGGCGCCGCCCGTCGACATCGAGATCCTCTTCAACCCCGACCTGAAGACGTCGTGGGTGATGATCCCCGCGATCATCGGCCTGATCCTGACCTTCATCGGCACGATCATCACGAGCATCGGCCTGGTGCGGGAGCGCGAAGCCGGCACGCTGGAGCAGCTCGCCGTCATGCCGCTCAAGGCGACCGGGGTGATCCTCGGCAAGATTCTCCCGTACTTCCTGCTCGCGTCCTTCGACATGGTGCTCATCGCGGTGCTCGGCATCTGGCTGTTCGGCGTGCCCTTCGTCGGGAGCGTCTGGATCTTCATCCTCGGCGCCGCGCTGTTCCTGTTCGCCGTGCTCGGCATCGGCGTGCTGATCTCGTCGGTGTCGCAGACGTCCGGGCAGGCGATCCAGCTCGCGATGATGACGCTGCTGCCCCAGATCCTCCTGTCGGGGATGATCTTCCCGCTCGACGCGATGGCCGCCGGCGTCCGCTGGATCGGATACCTTCTGCCGCTCACGTACTTCACGATGATCTCCCAGGGCGTCATGCTGCGCGGCGCGCCCATCGAGTCGCTGTGGCTGCCGCTGACCGTGCTCGCGGTCATGGCGGTCGTGATCTTCGGCCTCGCCGTGGTGCGGTTGCACCGGAGCATCTCGCCCGCGAAGCCGCGCCGGCACGCCCGCCGTCACGCCGCGCACGGAGCCCGGCGATGA
- a CDS encoding TetR/AcrR family transcriptional regulator encodes MASYAKGIARRQEILDRAIEVFARRGSDRTSLRSIAQEVGVTHSALTHYFGSLEELLVEVYRESARQSDAQHPVSEDATPVEIMRASARDNREVSGLVQLYSTLVAAALEEGHPAAREFAATRFAALRRSLAERVRHNQRSGRMRADVDADAVAALVIAASDGLQTQWLLDPDLDEQGVLTMLDDLLAGPGAR; translated from the coding sequence ATGGCCTCATACGCGAAGGGCATCGCGCGCCGGCAGGAGATCCTCGACCGGGCGATCGAGGTGTTCGCCCGCCGCGGCTCCGACCGCACGAGCCTGCGCTCCATCGCGCAGGAGGTGGGGGTGACCCACTCGGCCCTCACGCACTACTTCGGCTCGCTCGAAGAGCTGCTGGTCGAGGTCTACCGCGAGTCGGCCCGCCAGTCCGACGCGCAGCATCCCGTGTCCGAAGACGCGACGCCGGTCGAGATCATGCGGGCCTCCGCGCGCGACAACCGCGAAGTGTCGGGACTCGTGCAGCTCTACTCCACGCTCGTCGCCGCCGCGCTCGAGGAGGGGCACCCCGCCGCCCGCGAGTTCGCCGCCACGCGCTTCGCGGCGCTGCGACGAAGCCTCGCCGAACGCGTGCGCCACAACCAGCGCAGCGGCCGCATGCGAGCCGATGTGGATGCCGATGCGGTGGCCGCCCTCGTGATCGCCGCGTCCGACGGCCTGCAGACCCAGTGGCTGCTCGACCCCGACCTCGACGAGCAGGGCGTGCTCACCATGCTCGACGACCTGCTGGCGGGGCCGGGGGCGCGCTGA
- the panB gene encoding 3-methyl-2-oxobutanoate hydroxymethyltransferase produces the protein MTRRRVTVTRLAELKAEGTPIVMVTAYDHPSARVAERAGVDMVLVGDSGAQVVLGHDSTVEITTDEMLVLARAVRRGVTSAFVVCDVPFGSTEISDEQAVATALRFAKEAGADAVKIEGGNPARLSRIGAIVDAGVPVVGHVGLTPQTAGALGGLRVQGRTEETAARFVREALAVEAAGACALVVEAVPSEVVAVVRRALRIPLIGIGAGPADGQVLVFHDLLGITEGRVATFVKQYAALGDAMVEGVARYAEEVRAGTFPASAHQYGATAEAVAAAEAELARD, from the coding sequence ATGACACGACGACGTGTGACGGTGACCCGCCTGGCCGAGCTGAAGGCCGAGGGCACCCCGATCGTGATGGTCACCGCCTACGACCATCCCTCGGCCCGTGTGGCCGAACGTGCCGGGGTCGACATGGTGCTCGTCGGCGATTCGGGGGCTCAGGTCGTGCTCGGCCACGATTCCACCGTCGAGATCACGACCGACGAGATGCTCGTGCTCGCCCGTGCCGTGCGCCGCGGCGTGACCTCGGCGTTCGTCGTGTGTGACGTGCCCTTCGGATCCACCGAGATCTCCGACGAGCAGGCGGTGGCCACCGCGCTGCGCTTCGCGAAGGAGGCCGGCGCCGACGCCGTCAAGATCGAGGGCGGCAACCCCGCCCGCCTCAGCCGCATCGGCGCGATCGTGGATGCCGGAGTCCCCGTCGTCGGCCACGTCGGCCTCACCCCGCAGACCGCGGGGGCGCTCGGCGGCCTGCGCGTGCAGGGACGCACCGAGGAGACGGCCGCCCGATTCGTGCGCGAGGCGCTCGCCGTCGAGGCGGCCGGTGCGTGCGCACTCGTGGTCGAGGCGGTGCCGTCGGAGGTGGTGGCCGTGGTGCGTCGCGCCCTGCGCATCCCGCTCATCGGCATCGGCGCCGGTCCCGCCGACGGGCAGGTGCTCGTCTTCCACGACCTCCTCGGCATCACCGAGGGCAGGGTGGCCACCTTCGTGAAGCAGTACGCCGCGCTCGGCGACGCGATGGTCGAGGGCGTGGCCCGCTATGCCGAGGAGGTGCGCGCGGGAACCTTCCCGGCGAGCGCGCACCAGTACGGCGCCACGGCCGAGGCCGTCGCCGCGGCGGAGGCCGAGCTCGCTCGCGACTGA
- a CDS encoding heme-degrading domain-containing protein: MDLDRPLELDKLAAQEAVELRAFDHDAAWRLGSGLRDRAATAGYGIAIDIRRPTGAVLFHAALPGATADQEEWIRRKVAVVWRFEASSALVSARLRAAGKVATDPAAGWLAAADYAVTGGAVPIRVAGAGIVAALTVSGLSSVADHRLAVDAIVRLRDDV; encoded by the coding sequence ATGGACCTCGATCGTCCCCTCGAGCTCGACAAGCTCGCCGCACAGGAAGCGGTCGAGCTCCGCGCCTTCGACCACGACGCGGCGTGGCGGCTCGGCAGCGGCCTGCGCGACCGCGCGGCTACAGCCGGCTACGGCATCGCGATCGACATCCGGCGGCCGACCGGCGCGGTGCTGTTCCACGCGGCGCTGCCGGGCGCGACCGCCGATCAGGAGGAGTGGATCCGCCGCAAGGTCGCCGTCGTCTGGCGCTTCGAAGCGAGCTCCGCGCTCGTCTCGGCGCGGCTGAGAGCGGCGGGGAAGGTCGCCACCGACCCGGCGGCCGGATGGCTCGCCGCCGCGGATTACGCGGTCACCGGCGGCGCCGTGCCGATCCGCGTCGCCGGCGCCGGCATCGTCGCGGCGCTCACCGTCTCGGGGCTCAGCTCCGTCGCAGACCATCGACTCGCGGTCGACGCGATCGTGCGCCTGCGCGACGACGTCTGA
- a CDS encoding LuxR C-terminal-related transcriptional regulator: protein MTSVELVGRHREQEQLRTLLADGRSFVALSGRPGVGKSALLRQVGSLVPSTTPLKRLDLVGAVAGERLLEEVSRRLGLGTGRGGGPPASDLAGADRLAHAIGSARLVLAIDHVDACEVDQDEISRLTSVCPHLQFVAARASRWTDGAAAIVVPPLPVPDVDSTVAELVVNPSVVLFAQRARMVDPRFELDATTARAIADVCRLVGGLPLAIELAAARSAYLPPRELARELAAATAGTLELLSAPAGSVGVRESLASACALLADGELDVLRRIARFDGPFPVEAVRGVGDQPLGRVLDALERLVDLRLVEPLAGRGPVVAFAMLPLVRAYVRETDPAAHDSEEARRALLAAVLRAAASDVAAATPSTAIAQAQLLRVDLVAEARRRCALVKGGVEAEAEAGAGAGAEAEAGAGAGADAVGAADAVEWVVSCAAVLAGFAETAQLGQMLDRLIADPVLGQLPRHLQAAAWLWASNALAFSPDGIALHAAVRDRWRRGRELIDDESRPRLAMQALFIGVTNAITTSDMGSAVTLAGEGRALALRHAEPVWTARFEVWIAGAMHSTGDLAGAAALALDALAHAQRLHDAYAIVSAVILLRTMAPGAVPADAPVPSLEEALQLARDAHDVVSEWFVLAVLARREIARGDPHRAAHWAAERLAASSLRGWSYLAAGSLVHTVLIARALGDPAFAARMLGAIEADRGRILRGMAPQTTPEIEAVRAEVVAGLGESAPSAIAAGTLLTGTDAAAEAYEWLRAHAHDEADPPASPGPGDTPSAAVATITAREREVLRLLADGLTNKQIAQQLRISAKTVMHHSVAIYRKLGVRGRSEATAFAFRHRLIDPSDRR from the coding sequence TTGACGTCAGTCGAGCTCGTGGGTCGGCACCGGGAGCAGGAGCAGCTCAGGACGCTCCTCGCGGACGGCCGCAGCTTCGTCGCGCTCAGCGGGAGGCCCGGGGTCGGCAAGAGCGCGCTGCTGCGCCAGGTCGGCTCGCTCGTACCGTCGACGACCCCGCTCAAGCGCCTCGACCTCGTCGGCGCAGTCGCCGGGGAGCGGCTCCTCGAGGAGGTCTCCCGGCGCCTCGGCCTCGGCACCGGCCGCGGGGGTGGCCCGCCCGCGAGCGACCTCGCCGGTGCGGACCGGCTGGCCCACGCGATCGGCTCCGCCCGGCTGGTGCTCGCCATCGACCACGTCGACGCGTGCGAGGTCGACCAGGACGAGATCTCCCGACTGACCTCGGTCTGCCCGCATCTCCAGTTCGTCGCCGCACGCGCGAGCAGGTGGACCGACGGCGCGGCGGCGATCGTCGTCCCGCCGCTCCCGGTTCCCGACGTCGACTCGACGGTGGCGGAGCTCGTCGTCAATCCCAGCGTCGTGCTGTTCGCACAGCGGGCGCGCATGGTCGATCCGCGGTTCGAACTCGACGCAACCACGGCGCGGGCGATCGCCGACGTCTGCCGACTCGTCGGCGGACTGCCATTGGCGATCGAGCTCGCCGCGGCCCGCAGCGCCTATCTTCCCCCGCGGGAGCTCGCGCGCGAGCTCGCCGCGGCGACGGCCGGCACCCTGGAGCTCCTGTCGGCGCCGGCGGGATCCGTCGGGGTCCGCGAATCCCTCGCTTCCGCGTGCGCGCTGCTTGCAGACGGGGAGCTCGACGTGCTCCGACGGATCGCGCGCTTCGACGGGCCGTTCCCCGTCGAGGCGGTGCGCGGCGTCGGCGACCAGCCGCTGGGCCGGGTGCTCGACGCACTGGAGCGTCTGGTCGACCTGCGCCTGGTGGAACCGCTCGCCGGTCGGGGCCCGGTCGTGGCGTTCGCGATGCTGCCGCTGGTGCGCGCCTACGTGCGGGAGACGGATCCGGCCGCCCACGACAGCGAGGAGGCGCGGAGGGCGCTCCTGGCAGCCGTGCTGCGCGCGGCCGCGTCGGACGTCGCGGCCGCGACGCCGAGCACGGCGATCGCGCAGGCGCAGCTGCTGCGCGTCGACCTCGTCGCCGAGGCCCGCCGCCGGTGCGCACTCGTGAAGGGCGGGGTCGAGGCGGAGGCCGAGGCTGGGGCCGGGGCAGGGGCCGAGGCCGAGGCTGGGGCCGGGGCCGGGGCCGATGCGGTGGGCGCGGCCGACGCCGTGGAGTGGGTGGTGTCGTGCGCGGCCGTGCTCGCGGGGTTCGCCGAGACCGCGCAGCTCGGACAGATGCTTGATCGCCTCATCGCCGATCCCGTGCTCGGGCAGCTGCCGCGTCATCTCCAGGCGGCGGCGTGGCTGTGGGCCTCGAACGCCCTCGCGTTCTCGCCCGACGGCATCGCCCTGCACGCCGCCGTGCGCGACCGGTGGCGACGCGGCCGAGAGCTGATCGACGACGAGAGCCGGCCGCGCCTGGCCATGCAGGCGCTGTTCATCGGCGTGACCAACGCGATCACGACGAGCGACATGGGCTCGGCGGTGACGCTCGCCGGCGAAGGGCGCGCCCTCGCCCTGCGACACGCGGAGCCGGTCTGGACGGCGCGATTCGAGGTGTGGATCGCCGGCGCCATGCACTCGACGGGCGACCTCGCCGGCGCCGCCGCGCTCGCCCTCGATGCCCTCGCCCACGCGCAGCGGCTGCACGACGCGTACGCGATCGTGTCGGCGGTGATCCTGTTGCGCACCATGGCCCCGGGTGCGGTGCCGGCCGACGCGCCGGTGCCGTCGCTCGAGGAGGCGCTCCAGCTCGCGCGCGACGCCCACGACGTCGTGTCCGAGTGGTTCGTCCTGGCCGTGCTCGCCCGTCGCGAGATCGCGCGGGGCGACCCGCATCGCGCCGCCCACTGGGCGGCGGAGCGACTGGCCGCCTCGTCGCTGCGCGGCTGGTCGTACCTTGCCGCGGGATCCCTCGTGCACACCGTGCTCATCGCCCGCGCCCTCGGCGATCCCGCTTTCGCGGCGCGCATGCTCGGGGCGATCGAGGCCGATCGCGGTCGCATCCTGCGCGGCATGGCGCCACAGACGACGCCCGAGATCGAGGCGGTGCGCGCGGAGGTGGTCGCCGGACTCGGCGAGAGTGCGCCATCGGCGATCGCCGCCGGAACGCTCCTCACCGGGACCGACGCGGCAGCCGAGGCATACGAGTGGCTGCGGGCCCATGCCCACGACGAGGCCGACCCGCCGGCATCCCCCGGCCCCGGCGATACGCCGTCGGCCGCCGTCGCGACCATCACCGCTCGCGAGCGCGAGGTGCTGCGACTGCTCGCCGACGGCCTCACCAACAAGCAGATCGCGCAGCAGCTGCGCATCTCGGCGAAGACCGTCATGCACCACTCGGTCGCCATCTACCGCAAGCTCGGGGTGCGTGGACGCTCGGAGGCGACGGCCTTCGCCTTCCGACACCGACTCATCGACCCGTCCGACAGGCGCTGA
- a CDS encoding ATP-binding cassette domain-containing protein has protein sequence MSGIGLDAVQVVFGDTVALDDVSLAVPEGEVTAVVGGDGAGKSTLLRVLARRVAPGSGAVHTLDAERIGYQPSTSGVWGNLSVDENIAFVGRSYGMADRAIRSRAGDLLGRAGLSEARSRLGRALSGGMRQKLGFVLAILHEPRLVLLDEPSTGVDPVSRVELWRLISEAAAGDTAVLMATTYLDEAQRAASVTALDRGRIIASGTPDEIIAGLPGGIGMLRTDAPAPPDSWRRGRERHVWLGREEGRAEPDAAAVTRIDPPDLEDALIALTISGRDEPDAESEPPQPPQPPPAATSRTSGPVVAAGRGVTRRFGVQTAVDDVSLAVHAGEIVGLIGANGAGKTTFLRALIGLDRPDEGEVELFGAPPDAASRRRLGYVPQGLGLFRTISVRENAEFFARVYAGSAATLPAALDEVSRDVVADIGLGRQRQLAFALALEHDPDLLVLDEPTSGVDPLSRARLWDTIHAQADAGRGVLVTTHYLQEAEQCTRLALMSQGRLLGLGSVADLTAGVRAVLVRSPQWQEAFTALGAVGLPTMLSGREVRVAGVDADRVRAALRGIPAEIDEVEPTLEEAMVLREG, from the coding sequence ATGAGCGGGATCGGTCTGGATGCCGTGCAGGTCGTCTTCGGCGACACCGTTGCGCTCGACGACGTCTCGCTCGCCGTCCCGGAGGGCGAGGTCACCGCGGTCGTCGGCGGAGACGGCGCCGGCAAGTCCACCCTGCTGCGCGTGCTCGCCCGCCGCGTCGCGCCCGGGTCAGGTGCCGTGCACACGCTCGACGCGGAGCGCATCGGCTACCAGCCGTCGACGTCGGGCGTGTGGGGCAACCTCAGCGTCGACGAGAACATCGCCTTCGTGGGCCGCTCGTACGGCATGGCCGATCGCGCAATCCGGTCCCGCGCGGGCGACCTGCTCGGCCGGGCCGGACTCTCCGAGGCCCGCTCGCGCCTCGGCCGCGCGCTCTCGGGCGGGATGCGGCAGAAGCTCGGCTTCGTGCTCGCGATCCTCCACGAGCCGCGGCTGGTGCTGCTCGACGAGCCGAGCACCGGTGTCGACCCGGTCAGCCGCGTCGAGCTGTGGCGACTCATCTCCGAGGCGGCAGCGGGCGACACCGCCGTGCTCATGGCGACCACCTACCTCGACGAGGCGCAGCGCGCGGCATCCGTCACCGCCCTCGATCGCGGCCGGATCATCGCCTCCGGGACGCCCGACGAGATCATCGCGGGGCTTCCCGGCGGCATCGGGATGCTTCGCACCGACGCTCCGGCACCGCCGGACTCGTGGCGACGCGGTCGGGAGCGCCACGTGTGGCTCGGGCGGGAGGAAGGACGCGCGGAGCCTGACGCCGCGGCCGTCACGCGCATCGATCCCCCCGACCTCGAGGACGCGCTGATCGCACTGACGATCTCCGGGCGAGACGAGCCCGACGCGGAATCGGAGCCACCGCAGCCACCGCAGCCGCCGCCCGCGGCGACGTCGCGGACGTCCGGGCCCGTCGTGGCGGCCGGACGCGGCGTGACCCGGAGGTTCGGCGTCCAGACCGCCGTCGACGACGTGAGCCTCGCCGTGCACGCCGGCGAGATCGTGGGTCTCATCGGCGCCAACGGCGCCGGCAAGACGACGTTCCTGCGCGCCCTCATCGGCCTGGACCGACCCGACGAGGGTGAGGTCGAGCTCTTCGGCGCGCCGCCGGATGCCGCCTCCCGACGCCGCCTCGGCTACGTCCCGCAGGGACTCGGGCTCTTCCGCACGATCAGCGTGCGCGAGAACGCCGAGTTCTTCGCGCGCGTCTACGCGGGAAGCGCTGCGACGCTGCCGGCCGCGCTCGACGAGGTCTCGCGCGACGTCGTCGCCGACATCGGGCTCGGCCGACAGCGCCAGCTCGCGTTCGCGCTCGCCCTCGAGCACGACCCCGATCTCCTCGTGCTCGACGAGCCGACCTCCGGCGTCGATCCGCTCTCCCGCGCACGCCTGTGGGACACGATCCATGCGCAGGCCGATGCCGGCCGCGGCGTGCTCGTGACGACCCACTACCTGCAGGAGGCCGAGCAATGCACGCGGCTGGCGCTCATGTCGCAGGGACGCCTGCTCGGACTCGGCTCGGTCGCCGACCTCACCGCCGGCGTGCGCGCCGTGCTCGTGCGCTCGCCGCAGTGGCAGGAGGCGTTCACCGCACTCGGCGCGGTGGGCCTGCCGACCATGCTGTCGGGACGGGAGGTGCGGGTGGCGGGCGTCGACGCCGACCGGGTGCGCGCGGCGCTCCGGGGGATCCCCGCCGAGATCGACGAGGTGGAGCCCACGCTCGAGGAGGCGATGGTGCTGCGCGAGGGGTGA
- a CDS encoding TetR family transcriptional regulator: protein MPEFAVPTASRRRGRPRGGDSGARERIVDAAIAEFGERGYDAATIRGIAGRAGVDAALVHHYFGTKADLFAGAIGAPLPPTRGLDAVLAGDLDSAGERVARFVLEMWEDPVMRKRGVAVLRAMIGNRRTAALLVGFVSREILARIADRLEDDPHARRRAGLAASQIVGMLVTRYVLELPPMADPSVDELVAAVGPTLQRYLTGDLGAAQG from the coding sequence GTGCCCGAGTTCGCCGTGCCCACCGCCTCGCGTCGCCGCGGTCGCCCCCGCGGCGGCGATTCGGGCGCACGGGAGCGGATCGTGGATGCCGCGATCGCGGAGTTCGGCGAGCGGGGCTACGACGCGGCGACGATCCGCGGCATCGCCGGGCGAGCGGGGGTGGATGCCGCCCTCGTGCACCACTACTTCGGCACCAAGGCCGACCTCTTCGCGGGGGCGATCGGCGCCCCGCTGCCGCCGACGCGCGGCCTCGACGCCGTGCTCGCCGGGGACCTCGACTCCGCCGGGGAGCGCGTCGCGCGGTTCGTGCTGGAGATGTGGGAGGACCCCGTCATGCGCAAGCGCGGCGTCGCCGTGCTCCGCGCCATGATCGGCAACCGCCGCACGGCGGCACTGCTGGTGGGCTTCGTCTCGCGCGAGATCCTCGCGCGGATCGCCGATCGGCTGGAAGACGACCCGCACGCGCGCCGGCGCGCAGGGCTCGCGGCGAGTCAGATCGTCGGCATGCTCGTGACGCGGTACGTGCTCGAACTGCCGCCGATGGCCGACCCGTCCGTGGACGAGCTCGTCGCCGCGGTCGGCCCGACCCTGCAGCGCTACCTCACCGGCGACCTCGGTGCCGCACAGGGCTGA
- the panC gene encoding pantoate--beta-alanine ligase gives MIVARTAADLRAALAGPRRSGRVGLVPTMGALHDGHLSLVHAARAQNDTVVMTIFVNPTQFGEAADLAAYPRTEKADLALAAQAGVDVVFAPSVAEIYPAGFATTVSVAGPITETLEGAVRGRSHFDGVATVVSKLLLAALPDAAYFGAKDAQQVVVIRRMVADLGIPVRIEVCPTARDADGLALSSRNARLSAAERERAVAVPRALDAVTRAVDAGEREPSRAAAAGLAVLAAAGLEAEYLALVHPDTLEPVVAVAPPMLAALAVRVGETRLIDNVLLDAASSPLADSGGSE, from the coding sequence GTGATCGTCGCGCGCACCGCCGCCGACCTGCGCGCCGCGCTCGCCGGGCCCCGGCGCTCGGGCCGCGTGGGCCTGGTCCCCACGATGGGCGCCCTGCATGACGGGCACCTCTCGCTCGTCCACGCGGCGCGCGCGCAGAACGACACGGTCGTCATGACGATCTTCGTCAACCCGACGCAGTTCGGCGAGGCCGCCGACCTCGCCGCCTACCCGCGCACCGAGAAGGCCGACCTCGCGCTGGCCGCGCAGGCGGGCGTCGATGTCGTGTTCGCACCGTCGGTCGCGGAGATCTACCCGGCCGGCTTCGCCACGACGGTCTCCGTCGCAGGGCCGATCACCGAGACGCTCGAGGGTGCCGTGCGCGGCCGCTCCCACTTCGACGGGGTCGCCACCGTCGTCTCCAAGCTCCTCCTCGCCGCCCTCCCCGACGCCGCCTACTTCGGCGCGAAAGACGCTCAGCAGGTCGTCGTCATCCGTCGCATGGTCGCCGATCTCGGCATCCCGGTGCGCATCGAGGTCTGCCCGACGGCCCGCGACGCCGACGGGCTCGCGCTGTCGTCGCGCAATGCACGGCTGAGCGCCGCCGAGCGTGAGCGCGCGGTCGCCGTGCCGCGCGCGCTCGACGCGGTCACGCGGGCGGTCGACGCGGGCGAGCGCGAGCCATCCCGGGCGGCGGCCGCCGGACTCGCGGTGCTCGCCGCCGCCGGCCTCGAGGCCGAGTACCTCGCGCTCGTGCACCCCGACACTCTCGAACCCGTGGTCGCCGTCGCGCCGCCGATGCTCGCCGCGCTCGCCGTGCGGGTCGGGGAGACCCGGCTGATCGACAACGTGCTGCTGGACGCGGCATCCAGCCCTCTCGCCGACTCCGGAGGCAGCGAATGA
- a CDS encoding TetR/AcrR family transcriptional regulator encodes MPARRTSAKGAARREQILATALRVIGEQGFRAATLRGIARAAGMETAHVLYYFGSREGLLREVIERWDAGATATAAAAGGADALEVYAAAVRRNLSVRGAMHLHLSFAAEAVDADHAAHTFFRDRFARTERGIADALCAGQEAGLVRADLDPARAARLLVALADGLQLQSLMDTDLDVRADIDAALDDLFTGGKRVPLVPTHDEPR; translated from the coding sequence GTGCCCGCGCGACGCACCTCCGCGAAGGGAGCCGCTCGGCGCGAGCAGATCCTCGCCACCGCCCTGCGCGTCATCGGCGAGCAGGGCTTCCGCGCCGCGACGCTGCGCGGAATCGCGCGCGCCGCGGGCATGGAGACCGCCCACGTGCTGTACTACTTCGGCAGCCGTGAAGGCCTGCTGCGCGAGGTGATCGAGCGGTGGGATGCCGGCGCCACCGCCACCGCCGCCGCCGCAGGCGGCGCCGACGCGCTCGAGGTGTATGCGGCCGCGGTGCGGCGCAACCTCTCGGTCCGCGGAGCCATGCACCTGCACCTGTCGTTCGCGGCCGAAGCCGTCGACGCCGACCACGCCGCGCACACGTTCTTCCGCGACCGCTTCGCACGTACCGAACGCGGGATCGCCGACGCTCTGTGTGCGGGCCAGGAGGCGGGGCTCGTGCGGGCGGACCTCGACCCGGCGCGCGCCGCGCGCCTGCTCGTCGCGCTGGCCGACGGACTCCAGCTCCAGTCGCTGATGGACACCGACCTCGACGTGCGCGCCGACATCGACGCCGCACTCGATGACCTGTTCACCGGGGGAAAGCGTGTCCCGCTCGTGCCGACGCACGACGAACCGCGGTGA